A single region of the Silene latifolia isolate original U9 population chromosome 8, ASM4854445v1, whole genome shotgun sequence genome encodes:
- the LOC141594946 gene encoding putative E3 ubiquitin-protein ligase ARI5 — translation MYSEDEEEIYPEDEDIYSEDEDIYSEHEDCYETDSEFDTSDLAADAIFKKSYRILQEADVQELLDNVVGHVSSTLCISEDEAIKVLYHYKWKDSLLLDEWFSNEEKVRENVGLPISHARFSCSGQLTACGICLESFPIDNHHFYPILCGHLYCVMCWKDYLSISIKDGPGCLSLRCPDPACRAAVVGQDMVDKLASDEERKKYVHYLFRSYVEQNKKMKWCPGPGCENAVEFEFGSEGVYNVTCLCSHAFCWNCIEEDHRPVDCDTVVKWTLKNKSQSQNTNWIAANSKPCPKCKRPIQKNQGCMHMTCSKPCLYEFCWLCLEPWSNHGENTGGYYQCNIYNSAKKSGKYDDEEEKRKTAEKTLQKYLHHYERWISNHNSRQRAIDDLSKTKTDLNKLSDKFKITDTELVFMIEAWEQIVECRRVLKWTYAYGFYLQDRLVAKKTLFECLQGQAEACLERLHQCVEEELSVLLKDDEEVKNQEEEDDSRRFFKGNGREELEKKQKVEAEIRGLRPKLSKITSVTRSYFDNLVKALVNDLSEVKPTYKKKANEQAKEKQRFNKDRYYNRNVRSQR, via the coding sequence ATGTATTCAGAAGACGAAGAAGAAATATACCCTGAAGACGAAGATATATATTCTGAAGACGAGGATATATACTCTGAACACGAAGACTGCTACGAAACTGACAGCGAATTCGACACCAGCGATTTAGCAGCGGATGCCATCTTCAAGAAAAGTTACAGAATCTTACAAGAGGCTGATGTCCAAGAGCTCCTAGACAATGTAGTTGGACATGTTTCCTCTACTCTCTGTATCTCCGAAGATGAAGCAATCAAAGTGCTTTACCATTATAAGTGGAAGGATTCGTTGCTACTCGACGAGTGGTTCTCCAATGAAGAAAAGGTTCGAGAGAATGTCGGCTTGCCGATCTCCCATGCCCGGTTCAGCTGTTCAGGACAATTGACTGCTTGTGGGATTTGTCTCGAGTCCTTTCCTATTGATAATCACCACTTTTATCCCATACTGTGTGGGCATCTCTATTGTGTAATGTGTTGGAAAGATTACCTTAGTATATCGATAAAAGACGGCCCTGGATGCTTGTCATTGAGATGCCCGGATCCTGCGTGCCGTGCTGCTGTTGTCGGTCAAGATATGGTTGATAAACTTGCATCAGACGAAGAGAGAAAAAAATATGTGCATTATTTATTTCGGTCATATGTCGAACAAAACAAGAAGATGAAATGGTGTCCAGGTCCCGGATGTGAGAATGCCGTGGAATTTGAGTTTGGAAGCGAGGGCGTTTATAACGTAACCTGCCTTTGTTCACACGCTTTCTGTTGGAACTGTATCGAGGAGGACCACCGGCCTGTGGATTGTGACACGGTGGTAAAGTGGACCCTGAAGAACAAGTCGCAATCTCAAAATACAAACTGGATTGCTGCCAACTCAAAACCGTGTCCAAAGTGCAAGCGCCCGATCCAGAAGAACCAAGGTTGTATGCATATGACATGCAGCAAGCCCTGCCTTTATGAATTCTGCTGGCTATGCCTTGAACCATGGTCGAACCACGGTGAAAATACCGGGGGATACTATCAATGTAATATATACAACTCTGCAAAAAAAAGTGGCAAgtatgatgatgaagaagaaaagagaaaaacGGCGGAAAAAACTTTACAGAAATACCTGCATCATTATGAAAGATGGATAAGTAACCATAATTCAAGACAAAGGGCTATTGACGATTTGAGCAAGACGAAAACTGATTTAAATAAGCTTAGTGACAAGTTTAAGATTACCGATACTGAACTCGTGTTTATGATAGAAGCTTGGGAACAAATTGTAGAGTGCAGGCGAGTTTTAAAGTGGACTtatgcatatggtttttatttaCAAGACCGTTTAGTTGCCAAGAAAACCTTGTTCGAGTGCTTACAAGGTCAGGCCGAGGCTTGTCTTGAAAGGCTTCATCAATGTGTAGAAGAGGAGCTATCGGTTTTGCTTAAAGATGACGAAGAAGTAAAAAATCAGGAAGAAGAAGACGATTCTAGAAGATTTTTCAAGGGAAATGGAAGGGAAGAGTTAGAAAAGAAGCAGAAGGTAGAAGCGGAAATTAGAGGATTACGACCCAAGCTGAGTAAAATAACCAGTGTAACGCGGTCATATTTTGACAATTTGGTTAAGGCACTGGTGAATGATTTGTCGGAAGTTAAACCAACATATAAGAAGAAGGCGAACGAGCAGGCAAAGGAAAAACAACGATTTAATAAGGATAGGTATTACAATCGAAACGTTAGATCACAAAGGTAA
- the LOC141594944 gene encoding F-box protein CPR1-like translates to MRTHKGLDMDVILVEILAKTLIRFKSVCKSLNFVISSRDFVRLYLRHQSLSSSATDKCLILAGDHRINCYQFDQHATTTPTTFVYSKTSRHEELAVIGTSNGLLCIRLIKGNFSEFSILNPTTRSYRCIRTLHEELGVGHSYGFGFDHENLDYIIVVVSDYLNNSAVKTRITSVYSLNKNSWRVVNEIAVATTDTTEGVRMYGVLIDNNLLHWMFWIPELRKHRIGCFDICKNKWTDDVLLPRFYYDLTWQKKIRIVDFGVIDDCLSLTFMDRIEKRDDVWVMKEYGVQESWVRMLSIPDFNCFQIRGGINLVACCQSSDTVLVRLRYSSRLFWYNKVDGGHSEAKFDVAPNFWDNIHAYMCSRSLVHLPGGQLFEHFDAVYKSSTDSL, encoded by the coding sequence atGAGGACTCACAAGGGGCTCGACATGGATGTTATCCTCGTAGAAATCCTTGCCAAAACCCTAATCCGCTTCAAATCCGTCTGCAAATCCTTGAATTTCGTAATCTCATCCCGGGATTTCGTCCGACTTTACCTCCGCCACCAGTCCCTCTCGTCCTCGGCAACAGACAAATGCCTCATCCTCGCTGGAGACCATCGCATTAACTGCTACCAATTTGACCAACACGCAACAACCACCCCAACGACCTTCGTTTACAGCAAAACGAGTCGTCATGAAGAACTTGCGGTCATCGGGACATCCAATGGCTTGCTATGTATTCGCCTAATTAAGGGCAACTTCAGCGAATTCAGTATTCTCAACCCGACAACCAGAAGTTACCGATGTATCCGTACCCTTCATGAAGAACTTGGGGTCGGACACAGTTATGGGTTCGGGTTTGATCATGAAAACCTCGATTACATAATAGTTGTTGTTTCCGATTATCTTAACAATTCGGCGGTGAAAACGCGAATAACTAGTGTGTACAGCTTGAATAAAAACTCCTGGAGGGTAGTAAATGAAATAGCGGTTGCTACTACAGATACAACGGAGGGAGTTAGGATGTATGGTGTCCTCATCGATAACAATTTGTTGCATTGGATGTTTTGGATTCCCGAACTGCGCAAACATAGGATCGGTTGTTTCGACATTTGTAAGAATAAGTGGACAGACGATGTGTTATTGCCTCGGTTCTATTACGACCTAACCTGGCAGAAGAAAATCCGCATAGTTGATTTTGGGGTAATTGATGATTGTTTGTCTTTGACATTCATGGATAGAATTGAGAAACGAGACGATGTGTGGGTAATGAAGGAATATGGTGTACAAGAGTCATGGGTGAGGATGTTGAGCATTCCTGATTTTAATTGTTTCCAAATAAGAGGAGGTATTAATCTTGTTGCTTGTTGTCAGAGCTCAGACACAGTTCTGGTTCGTCTGCGTTATTCTAGTAGATTGTTCTGGTACAATAAGGTTGATGGCGGACACAGCGAGGCTAAATTTGATGTAGCTCCGAATTTTTGGGATAATATTCATGCTTACATGTGTAGCAGGAGCCTTGTTCATCTTCCTGGTGGACAACTTTTTGAGCACTTTGACGCTGTTTACAAAAGTTCGACCGATTCTTTATAA